Part of the Sorghum bicolor cultivar BTx623 chromosome 1, Sorghum_bicolor_NCBIv3, whole genome shotgun sequence genome, ATACAAACACTACCAAGATGTTAAAGAAAAGACCAACCTGGTGTGCTAATTAATGTATACTATAATTACACGAAAGAACATAGAAAAGAACAATACCTGAAAATTCTGGCCAAAAACAAGCATAACATAAGCGAAGTTGCACTGCAAAACGATGTTTCGACCAAGTTTCAAGCTCATGTATTAACTACCAATTCAATCTAAAGACTGAGCAGAAAAAAAGGCTAAGAAGTAAAGTTTATTTACTGCAAATTTAAATGTTATAACTCCTTTTACACTGTATTCAGCCTATTAATAAGCATTAATGTTGCCTGACTAAAATAACTGTCATTCAATGTAAGACCACAATATTCTGCTCCACGAACCATAAAATTGCTATTGCAACTTTTAAAAACATTCACCAAGATGGCTTCACTCTTCAACATTTTTTATTTCATGCTAGAGTAAAAAGTTAATCAAAATTAGTATCTTACCATTCGCCGAGAAACTCTCTCAATATAGCTATCAAAGATGATTGCCAAAAACCTATAAACATGACGTGTGAACAAATTTTAATAATCAGAAAATATTCAAAATAGTAATCAAGCATGTTGTTGTTGTTTCAATGTTTCTTACCAAAAAGATGCGGCAAGAACCCAGATTTTCATGACTTGAGTGTTCCTGTTCTTGCCCTTTGAACTAGTGTCAACGAACAGATAGAAACCCAAAGAAACACCAAATAGAAACATACCCCAGTATCCTGCCATGGGAGGGTATCCATTAGTGGAATGCATATTTTTACAGCAATCTTAAAATACAATGCATGAAAATTTATGGCATGCAGCTACTAAAAGGGCGCGATAGCTAACAGTTATTAGTGTGTGTAATTAAGCTTAGTAAGATAAAAAGAAACTATGTTTAGCATACATAAATAGGGTAAAACAAATAGAAAAAAGATTAGTAAGATGCATGTGCAAGACCTGCATTTATGCCTGCATCTTCATGCTAAGAAGGTTGAACGGCTGTATGTTTCTCAGCATTTCAGAAAATAAATGACAAACTACGTAGAACTGTATTTTTTTACCGAGGATGCTATAAATGCCCTCCTTATTCTGGCTGATTATATCAGCATTTCTTTTATCAGAAATGAGGTACTCATTCAATCCAGAAGATAACCAAATCTGGTAACCTGAAACCAAAAACAGAGACAAATCTTTAAGAAAAATATTTTAGCAATGTAAAGTCCATCTAAGCAAACTGGAGAAATCTGTACCAGCAAGGATAAGCAGACCAACTAATCCACAATGTTTTGGATGAATCCTGACAATAGATGTAAGGATAGAAACAGCTGCGAGGGTGAAAAAGAAGTTCCAATGAACACCATATTCTCCTACATGGACctacaaaataaaaaaacagtAGTGTCTTCAAATATGGAATTACTATTAGTAACTTCTCTACCACGCCAGGAAAATTGTTATCCAATCACACCACTTTCAGTATTACTGAAAAGCAAATATGTTGTGGACTTGTGGTACATAGGGCTTCAGTATCGAAAAGAGGAAATGGGCATCGTAAATCATATCATATTATAGATCATTGAGGAAAATGAAACTAAACAATTACATGAATGGCCGTGCATATACAAAGAAATTGCACACCCGTGTATGTGTCCGTTATAGTGAATCACCGAAATAAGTAAATAGTAATGTAGGTAATTGGTGCAAAGAAACAAGAAAAGCACCTGATAATCAACACCCCATGTGGAGATAATGCGAGCAAAGCCGAGAAATACCAGTGGACTTGTGGAACTCAGCGCTGCCTTGAAACTCCTAAGGAACCCAAGTAGGAACATTGTAAGAGACATCATATGAATCTGGTACACTGATGCTGATTGGCACCTATGGTACAGAAACTTATGTATTCGCACAGTGAAattaacgaattcaaatcaaacatTGAAACATGTGAAAGAAGTTCTAGTTATTAGTGATTACACTAGATAAATGGAGCACCAAGTGTCAGTACTAACTGAGAATCAGCAGGACACATGTTGCAGTGCACCACACTTTTTCCAAGTGTCTATTCAGTATCCCTAAAGATATTTTGTTATAATAAATGACATCAAATCATAGTTAAGGACTTACATTGAGGCTATGTTTCGTGCTTGTCTAGATACCAGTGCGTTAgccactacaaaagatcctacTCCAAGATCCATCTGTTAGACAATGTGCCAAATTCTTAGTATCATTAAAATGGGAAGATGATTTCAGATTGTACATTGCAACTTCTGAACTTTCAAAATTAGTAGTAATACATTCCAAATTGTACATGGCAGCATAGGTTCAATACTGAAAACAATAAGCAAAGAATTTCTAGACAAAAAGGTCAAAATTAATTCAAATAAAAACTGCGAAGAATAAGAAGTCATTTCATAGATGTTTCTTGCTTGCCATTTCTAGTAAAATAATAATAGAGGAAATTGTATATGCAAAACACGGGATAAAAGATAGTAAGATACTAGAGGTGATTATTAGTTCATGTTTCCTGGCCAAGCTAATAAAATCATATACTCATATTAGTCATATATCTTTAAAGTGGCAGAGCCTGGACAAGCCTAAGCATGttttttttcctaaaaaaacGAAGCCTAAGTATGGTAACATACTTGTAACATAGACCATGTACACAACTGCACAAGCAGAGTTGTTTTGCCTGCAGTCTAAGGGTCTGCAACTGCAATGTTCGATGGCAGCGAGGCCAGGCAAATGCCCTGTGTCACCAGCCCTTCAATACGCCACTGTACCGTTAGTAATTTAAACATTTTAATGACTATGAACAGTTTGTAGAaggtggtgtgtgtgtgtggtgggGGGGGGGGCTGGTTCTTGAACAGCACTAGTATTTATCATGAGGGTTAGGCCCAAACATGTACAGGTGTGGACAAAACAATGGGGAGATACAAATAAGATACGAAAAAACAAAAGGAAAGAAACAGGGCTTGATATATGACTTACGATGCCACTACCATATGTTTCAGCCTTGGCATAGCGTCTTGGAAATATTTTGAAGTCCACAGCTAATATGCACAAACATGTCACCAGAACCTACAGATTACGTAATCACTTTTTATACTTCAGTGGTGCTGCTACATCTCCAGAACTAAAGGACACATGTTTTCCaataaataaaattttacaCACCACTGAGACACGGTAAGAAGATATGTCTGCCCTGAGCGAAGGCAGCTGACTGAACCCATCTTTAAGATGAAGCTGAGACCTGGGAGGACAGGATTACATCAATTCCACAACAGCACAGACTGTGTGCTAGAAGGAAATACAAAATGGACTTTAGAATGGCAGAATCTAAAATGACTTTCCACAGTTCATGTAATAACTCATAGGAAATACCTTTCAAACATGATGTAGATGGATATCAGAACTACAAGAGAAATAGCACACGTAAAGGCCCATTCAGATAAGACCTGCAAAATCAAGGAAAAACCCAAGGATCCTCATTTTCCTTTTCTTCCAACTAAAAAGTGTTTAATTTATGCCCTGTACtgcaaagtttgtttctctGTGTGCTCTTTGAtcatttttaattaaaaaacacTAGCGACTAAGCACAACCAAAATATAGAGAAGGGTTACTTACTGTGAAAACCAAAATAATTGGCAATACAACAGTGAGATAATCTACACCTAGTGTAGAGAAGTACTGCATCCAATCTTTATGAACAGGGTGAACTTGATCATCATTTTTCTTTGCTGAATCCTTCCTAGAATTATCTAAAACATGACGAAACAAGGGAAGTATTTGTGGTTTGTCAGATCAAATCTATACATGGAAAATAAAATAAGAGAGCGTTTATTTGTTAATGTGAAAATTTAAAAGGTCATACTTATAAAACACAGAGTATACTTGAAATGGATGGCCTAATCTATGGCATCAATCATCAGATTTATCAACAAGTTAGAAATGGAGGGTGACACGGAAAATTTTTAATAGAAAGTTAAAAGTGTACATTTCTACGCTAACACTGTAGAATAACTTGGACTATATTGTTGAATTCACGATTTACATAAAACAGATCCACAGTTAAATCTGCAAAAGTTGCAGCCCACTAGTAATCTGATTTCCCAACCATATTAGTGGATCTCACTTGAGGATTTGTCGTGGAAACTGATTCATTGACGCCTTACACAGAGCAGAATTTGCAACATTTAAGATGAACTGAGTCACTGACCTCTGCTGCTCCACTTTCTGAGAACTACCAATGCCTATGCACCAAAAGAGGGATCAAGTCAAATCCCTAACTCAGCGTGCTTGCGCATACAGAAAAATTGGCAGTAGATTTGAATGGGTTACCGGCACGACGGTGGAGAGCGCCGCGATCTCCAGCAGGGAAGACCCCGTCAGGTTGCTCACGAATCTGCATCACCAAGGCAGGGGAGGAGTGTTAAGGGCGAGAAGGGGAGGGACTGAAACCGCAGCCTCGATTCGTGGGCTAGGGACCCTGGACTTACTGCTCCTTGAGGAGCTTATTCGGGTTCAGGGGCTTGTCGAAGAGGCGGCCCTCCATCGAGATTCGAGAGGCGCGGGAGTGGAGGCGTGAGGGACGAGGAGAACTGCCGGTAAAGGCGTCAGATATGGCCGACGGCACCGCAGCAACGGTGGCCGGCGGACGACGGCGAGGCGAGTGCTTCGCTGGCAGCGGCGAGCCGGCAAGCTGCGACCACGCCTTGGCTCCTGGCCCGGTTTGGGTAGAGCTCCCAGCAGCTTCCGCTCCCGCTCTCAGCAACTTCCGCTCCAGCCGCTCTCCAGTCAGAATCCCGTGGCCCAaatatggttttttttttttgagggagtGGCCCAAATATGGTTGAAGAGGCTTTAAGGCCCTAATTTTTTTAAACGAACTTTAGGCCCAAATTATGGTCTGCATGAGTAGGCTTCTGTGGCCCATAAGTCTGAATGTGTTTAAAAAAGAAATCGCTATGGGGCATATGCATCTGCATAGTGTttctcaaagaaaaaaaaacatctgCATAGTAGTCTTTTCATGACAAAATAAAGTACGAAGCTATAAATGTCAGTAAAATTAGTAGTAAATTTTATAATCATGTGTATGGCTTTGGATGACCGGCACTTGAAGATGCAGGATCTATACTGATTCAGGCAACGTGCCTTACGTCTAATTTCTAGTGGTGTTCAATCATGTTTCTAAGCACAATAGCTCAATGTTTGCACTAGGAGTTATAAATAAAGGAGCGGAAGAGAGCATGAGCTtattcgcttgtcttataagtcgtatttagcaatgtttttctttcacaataaatcagtgaacACTACTTTTAGACATGGCTTTTCAAACAAGcgatatatgtctagatactaaGGGTCTCCTTAGATATATTTGGAGACCATGTTACAAAGAGAGGGAGAGTGGaaaaggaggaggagcggggctGGTAGGCTCCACCTAGCCGACGAGGACCCTTGGTGCAGGCCTATGCTTGGCCGAGTTCTCTACCGTCAAGTTTTGCTTCAGAACTCAGTAGTCTAAAAGCTCGACCAAAGGTTACCTCGATGGAGTACAAGTCCGAATAATAAGGGAGTACCCCTTGTCCAAATATTTGTCATTACTCTTTTTTATTGAAAAAGAGAAAAACATAGAAATGTGTGGATTAAAATGTTCAGCACACATTAttagaaaaaaaactttagcaCAAAAAATATTAAGGCCTAAATTAGGGTCCGCATGATATTATGGGCTTATGTGGCTTGGATATGCTAAAAATAATTACTATGGAGCATATGTATCCCTGTTCGTTTGAGTTTATTAGTCAAATATGTCTGCTATTCAATtgtgtttttctttcacaataaatcaacgaatAATACTTTctactttttgtcatgacttttTAGTCAAGCGAACAGGACGAGCAGTAGTTGCTAAAAAAAATCTGCATAGtagtatctatatatatatggttactCTTGTATTGAAGACCAGAACAATTTTTTACAATAAAtctttcacaataaatcaagGCCAGAACAATTTTTTACTAGTTACATGTGGTTACTCTTGTATTGAAGACGGCTAGAACTCTGCTTTAAAGTACTAAGGTTCATATTCAGGAAAGAGCAAAACACATAAGTTTAGCACAAAAAACGAAAAAGACTGCTTTAAATTACTCAGGTTCATTTGGGAAAGAGCAAAACACAAAAGTTTAGCATAATAAAAGACAAAAGGAACTCTGCAAGTACAGAGGTTGATTTAGGGAAAAGCATAATACAGAAATGTTTTAGAACAAATAAAAGTAAATGTCAAGAATGGGATTCGAACCCATGCCCTTTCGGACCAGTACCTGAAACTGGCGCCTTAGACCAACTCGGCCATCTTGACATGTTGCAACTAACGCAATAATAACTGAGATGAACTTTTGCAGAGCAGAGACAAAAGGGAGACAACAAGTCCAGCTTGCATGATTGAATTTGCATCCCAGTATGGCACAAGATTCTAGTTTCCATAATTTCATGAACTCCACCAGTCACCACAAACTTTGACTGCAATTACAGTATCTCAATATATGTGTATCTGAGAAATGCCAGGCTCATAACGTGAACCAAAATAACTATACTTATTCACCAAAAGAATTTAATTAACACATGACAAATTGTTGTGTGAGACATATCGAGCTCATAAGATGAAACAAAAAAactatatttatttatcaaaatAATTCAATTAACACATGACAAATTGTCCTACACATTCTTCTATACGCACAAAATGTGCTATCTTCCATGCTCCACCCACCCAACTCTGCTACCTAAGATAAAACACAAAGAATTGAACTCGTACATTGTTGTACAACACAACAACATCTATTCCTGTCGTATAAATATAGTTCTTCTGCACAAGGTTCAGCATCAGCTGATGCGTGTTATGATGTATCGGCCTTTCTCTAAGTCATATATGATTTTCGTCTTGGGCTTCCTCCATCTTGATACAAAAagtactccacataaaagaaacATTCCCAGCACAGCAAACAATGGTCTATTGCTATGGATTGGTTCTGCGGCGGTGTGCAATGGCTTTAAACTTGTATTTTGCATCAATGTGATGAAAGCTCCTAGAGCCCATTCAACCTGAACGTCTCCAACCTGGTTTGAATACTCAATCCTGATCAGTAGAAAATTAAATTAGATGAGCATATGAGATCACTTGGGAGTAAATTTCACTATGATGTACTCAATATGCTTGCCTCTTATCATCCAGTGGTACACCAAGACTGTCATGCAGTAGAGCCACAATATATGCCATCGAGAAGCAATACCGTGAAAAATCTTCATCAGACCTATTAGGATACTTTTTTCTAAGAGTGGACAAATCCTGATTGCAAGATTGTTCTCCAGCAAACATAAAATCAGATAGTGATGACGACTTCTTAAGTCCAAAGAACTGACAGACAATGTACAGGAGTTAGAAGTGTCAGAAGAAAAGGTTGACatgcaaaaggaaaaaagaaacatgtaatggacctttgaagtaaAATAGAAATTTTCAGTTGCCAAGAAGTATCCACGCAGCTCAGGTACGAAAGTAGGTCCCAGGTGACAATGTTGATACTGGCACTTTTCTGCATTTATATGAGATACATGTGGCACTAATCTGTAAGACATCATGCTAAATTGAGCTTGTTCAGGTATACTAATTCAGAAACAGTTAGGCAAAATATTTGAAGAGCACGAGATTTGCAAAAGGTATTGACTTGGTGCATCAGTGAAAAACAGCTATCTTCAAGTGATTTTTATGTCAGTGTATGTGAACAACTGAACAAAGATTTGTAGTTTTGCATATATTTCTTACCCTTTCCTTTTTGCAGTAACAGCAGCGAAGAAGATATGCACTCAGTAAAGTTTCCAGTCCCATTATCAACATATTGATTCTCTAATGTTGACCTTGAAGTGCTGCTCATCCTCACCATCACTTCTTCATTGCGTGAATATCCTCTGGGAGCACAAGGATCAGCAAGTGTACCATTTTTGGAAGAGCCTGCAAATGCGGGTGGTGAACTTAAAGAGCTACTTCGCTTGGTAATTAGTACTTAGTATCTCCATAGACTATAATGCAACTATAGAAAACACAACCTATTAATCCCTTCCTGTTTCCCACACATCTTACACTCTGTTTAGTTACCAAGTATACAATAAGCCAATGGAACGAGTAACTGCTTCAGAAAATTTCAGTCAAGTGCCCACTTCATAAAACTGCTAAAATGGCTCCTATTCTATAACTATGGTCCAGGTACATTTGTACTTACATAGCATACCAAAATAATTGCAGTAAGAATTACTTATAGGCACTGTGTTCATGAAGTAGCGTCTAGTTGTGTGACGGTGTGAATGAACTCTTCATTCAGAATATATATTTTGTGAGACTTAGTTCTCTTGTACATCAGGTGCTGAATTCCTAGTTATAGTTGCAAGCATTGTTTTTTGAGGCATCCAGGAGTGTCTTCAATGCCATGGGACATCATAAGGTCTTAGTTATGCCTAGTCTCCTAGGTCTAATGCATGTCCCCAGTGACACAGGAACAGGACGCCACAAGGTCTCAGCACAAAGCTCACAATAGTGCTAAAGTCTAGACTAGATATATTCATAGAGTATAGAGTAAGGAAAATTTAAATCCAAATAAATACCTCTTGACCTCAGCATTTCATGAAATGAGTCTTGAGCTGCATTCTGCAGAAGTAAATGATTCATCAGCCGGTTAATCTATTGTAGGATTCACAAGGTTATACAAAGTGGAAGAGTCAGTGGATATAAATAACTCACTTGACCAAAGTTTAAAAAGCTGTTGGTATAGAGAGTGTATGTTCTTTCACCAAAAGTATAATTATATGACAGTTCGGGTGGAAGTACTTCATCAGAAACAAAGGTAAGCTGAAACAAAACAGCAACAGTTACTTTGGTAAAGAAACATATTTTTGGAATAtgaccagaaaaaaaaaatctattatATGTATTGACATCAAGAAACCATAAGTGGAATCTGGCCATCCTATATTACTGAAGGCATTTATAAAGTTTACAGAAATCGTAATTTCAAGTAAGTGAGAGTCCTTTTGAATTTTAGTGCACTATCAGGGACTCATTAGCATTCATTGTATTTAAACAAGATCCAAGATCCCAGAGGGATCACAAACTGTGTATGCACTCATCGCTGAACCTGAGCTGAAGCGCCCCCAAGTTCAATTATTCCAACGGTTTTGTTAGGATCCCCTCCAAGTCTGCCAAGAGCATAATTTGCCGCAACCCAAGCATAGATACCTTCATCCGAGCCTGTAAAAGAGGTACCAGCAAGTGTAAGCAAACAAGTTGAAAGTATTTTAGCTAATATAACACAAAAGGGCATACCCCCAACGAATTTTTATGCTTATAGTATTAATTTTCACTGTGCAGATTATTTTAGATTGCTGCATTCCAGCATTTTGATTCCATTTGTTTTTGTCTGTTACTCAACCAACAGAAATGCCAAAGCTGCATAGCCATTACATATTTCTACTAGTCATTTCCAAACCCATCAGCTCACATCTATTGCAAGCTTGCAACAAAGAACCAGCAGCAATTGGCGCTCTCTTTACATACACATTCTAAATCAGTTAGCATTTCCAATTCATTGAATTATTTGCCATCTCATTTAATCACCCAATCCCCTATCCACAATGCAATCAGCTACCGAGCATTTTTTAGAGCTAAAGTACAATCACTTCCCTCAGGAACAGAAAATGGCAAGGCGAAAGCAGTACCTGGGATCACTTTGGCCCACGCGTCCTCGAATCGGAACCCAGAGGCTCGTAGTACGTCCCTGCAGGACGCTAAGATCGCCTCCTGGGCGCGCTCCTCGAGCAGGCGCAGCCCTGCGGTAGCCATGAGCCGCACCTCCGCCTCCCGAGCGGCGCCTCCCGAGCCGACAATCTCATCCCTCGCGAAATCTATCAGCGGCTTCAGAGACTCCCCGGCCCGCGCCGGGTCGGCGGCGAAGGACGAGAGGCCCGGTGAGACGCGCATCACGGTGGAGCGCGCCAGATCCGGGCGGCCGTCGTGCCCCGTGGCGAAGACGTGGGCCCGCGTGCCCGTGCTGCCTCCGTCTATGACGACGGAGAAGCGCGCGGAGGCCGGGCCGGGGGCGGGACGACGCGGCGGCGAGGCGACGGCGTGGACGAGCGCGGAGACGAGGAGCGCGAGGAGCGCGGTGCCGAGGCAGAGGCCGCAgagcctgcggcggcggcggggccgtGGCGAGGGGGGTTTGGCGGTGGGGTCAGGCATGGTGGTGAACCCCCGGCCGCCGCTGACGGCCGACGCCGCCCGCTCGCCGTGACTGGT contains:
- the LOC8080756 gene encoding uncharacterized protein At4g17910 isoform X1, producing the protein MEGRLFDKPLNPNKLLKEQFVSNLTGSSLLEIAALSTVVPALVVLRKWSSRDNSRKDSAKKNDDQVHPVHKDWMQYFSTLGVDYLTVVLPIILVFTVLSEWAFTCAISLVVLISIYIMFERSQLHLKDGFSQLPSLRADISSYRVSVVLVTCLCILAVDFKIFPRRYAKAETYGSGIMDLGVGSFVVANALVSRQARNIASMSFKAALSSTSPLVFLGFARIISTWGVDYQVHVGEYGVHWNFFFTLAAVSILTSIVRIHPKHCGLVGLLILAGYQIWLSSGLNEYLISDKRNADIISQNKEGIYSILGYWGMFLFGVSLGFYLFVDTSSKGKNRNTQVMKIWVLAASFWFLAIIFDSYIERVSRRMCNFAYVMLVFGQNFQVLSILTLAGFASYKKNLVLEDALNQNMLGSFLLANILTGLVNLSVNTLSASSLTAFMILSVYTFTLCMVTGLAHFCGVRMKFW
- the LOC8080756 gene encoding uncharacterized protein At4g17910 isoform X2; its protein translation is MEGRLFDKPLNPNKLLKEQFVSNLTGSSLLEIAALSTVVPALVVLRKWSSRDNSRKDSAKKNDDQVHPVHKDWMQYFSTLGVDYLTVVLPIILVFTVLSEWAFTCAISLVVLISIYIMFERSQLHLKDGFSQLPSLRADISSYRVSVVLVTCLCILAVDFKIFPRRYAKAETYGSGIMDLGVGSFVVANALVSRQARNIASMSFKAALSSTSPLVFLGFARIISTWGVDYQVHVGEYGVHWNFFFTLAAVSILTSIVRIHPKHCGLVGLLILAGYQIWLSSGLNEYLISDKRNADIISQNKEGIYSILGYWGMFLFGVSLGFYLFVDTSSKGKNRNTQVMKIWVLAASFWFLAIIFDSYIERVSRRMVLSILTLAGFASYKKNLVLEDALNQNMLGSFLLANILTGLVNLSVNTLSASSLTAFMILSVYTFTLCMVTGLAHFCGVRMKFW
- the LOC8080757 gene encoding probable apyrase 6; translated protein: MPDPTAKPPSPRPRRRRRLCGLCLGTALLALLVSALVHAVASPPRRPAPGPASARFSVVIDGGSTGTRAHVFATGHDGRPDLARSTVMRVSPGLSSFAADPARAGESLKPLIDFARDEIVGSGGAAREAEVRLMATAGLRLLEERAQEAILASCRDVLRASGFRFEDAWAKVIPGSDEGIYAWVAANYALGRLGGDPNKTVGIIELGGASAQLTFVSDEVLPPELSYNYTFGERTYTLYTNSFLNFGQNAAQDSFHEMLRSRGSSKNGTLADPCAPRGYSRNEEVMVRMSSTSRSTLENQYVDNGTGNFTECISSSLLLLQKGKEKCQYQHCHLGPTFVPELRGYFLATENFYFTSKFFGLKKSSSLSDFMFAGEQSCNQDLSTLRKKYPNRSDEDFSRYCFSMAYIVALLHDSLGVPLDDKRIEYSNQVGDVQVEWALGAFITLMQNTSLKPLHTAAEPIHSNRPLFAVLGMFLLCGVLFVSRWRKPKTKIIYDLEKGRYIITRIS